Proteins encoded within one genomic window of Candidatus Binataceae bacterium:
- a CDS encoding cobyrinate a,c-diamide synthase has translation MDPAPKIPRIVIGATGSGVGKTTVTVAILGALRARGLNLAAFKCGPDYLDPTYHARALGRPSQNLDGWMMGREGVLATFARAAAGADIAVIEGVMGLFDGATPVSDEGSTAEIAKWLEAPVIVVCDAYGIARTVSAIAAGFARFDPSLNVAGLICNRVGSRGHLDLLHAAKPELTIGGGFPRSDELAFPERHLGLRTADRDSIPDEKFVAWSRLAEEWLDLDAIISLARSAPALANSIESEAREEPRARCRIGVAYDDAFHFYYADNLRRLESLGAELIFFSPVREQTLPAVDGLYFGGGYPEVLAQELAANHAMLDAVCAFAARGGPIYAECGGLMYLADGIKTLDGKTHPMVGLVPGVTVMRDRLQALGYVEVETRAASIVGPAGTKFRGHQFRYSTLERNGDARGIEEIYRVAPRWGGVSFTEGYRSNNVLASYVHAHWASNPNVAEGLVASCVRARAR, from the coding sequence ATGGATCCCGCCCCGAAAATTCCGCGCATCGTAATCGGCGCGACCGGCAGCGGCGTCGGCAAGACTACCGTCACGGTCGCGATCCTTGGCGCGCTGCGCGCGCGTGGGCTCAACCTCGCCGCGTTCAAATGCGGCCCGGACTATCTGGATCCCACCTATCACGCGCGCGCTCTTGGACGGCCGTCGCAAAACCTCGACGGCTGGATGATGGGGCGCGAGGGTGTGCTCGCAACTTTTGCGCGCGCGGCCGCCGGCGCCGATATCGCGGTGATCGAAGGCGTGATGGGTCTGTTCGACGGCGCGACACCGGTTTCCGACGAAGGATCGACCGCCGAGATCGCGAAGTGGCTCGAGGCACCGGTGATCGTCGTCTGCGATGCGTACGGAATCGCGCGCACGGTATCGGCGATTGCCGCGGGTTTCGCGCGCTTCGATCCGTCGCTCAACGTGGCGGGCCTCATCTGCAATCGCGTCGGCAGCCGTGGTCATCTCGATTTGCTGCACGCGGCGAAGCCGGAGCTAACGATCGGCGGCGGATTTCCACGCAGCGACGAGTTGGCATTTCCGGAGCGTCACCTTGGTTTGCGCACCGCCGATCGCGACAGTATTCCTGACGAGAAATTCGTAGCATGGAGCCGCCTTGCCGAAGAATGGCTCGATCTCGATGCGATAATCTCGCTCGCACGATCGGCACCTGCGTTGGCGAACTCAATAGAAAGTGAAGCGCGCGAAGAACCGCGCGCGCGATGCAGGATCGGCGTCGCATATGATGACGCGTTCCACTTTTACTACGCCGATAATCTTCGCCGGCTGGAATCGCTCGGCGCGGAACTGATCTTCTTCTCCCCGGTCAGAGAGCAGACCCTGCCCGCCGTGGATGGGCTATATTTCGGCGGCGGCTATCCCGAGGTTCTCGCGCAAGAGCTCGCGGCGAATCATGCGATGCTCGATGCGGTTTGCGCCTTCGCCGCACGCGGCGGGCCGATCTACGCGGAATGCGGCGGGCTGATGTATCTTGCTGACGGAATCAAAACTCTCGATGGCAAAACGCATCCGATGGTCGGGCTGGTGCCCGGTGTGACGGTGATGCGCGATCGGTTGCAGGCCCTCGGCTACGTCGAAGTCGAAACGCGCGCCGCGTCGATCGTTGGTCCGGCGGGAACGAAATTTCGCGGGCATCAGTTTCGCTATTCAACGCTCGAACGAAATGGCGACGCGCGCGGTATCGAGGAAATTTACCGCGTCGCGCCGCGATGGGGCGGCGTGTCGTTCACTGAAGGTTATCGCTCGAACAATGTGCTCGCGTCGTATGTGCACGCGCATTGGGCTTCCAACCCAAACGTCGCCGAGGGATTGGTCGCGTCGTGCGTCCGCGCGCGCGCACGCTGA
- a CDS encoding cobyric acid synthase — protein sequence MRPRARTLMIQGTASSVGKSLLVTALCRIFRQDGIDVAPFKAQNMALNSAVTPDGFEIGRAQAVQAEAAGIAPTVEMNPILLKPEPGMRSQVVLMGRVAGTMTWGQYHARREETTRAIASALDTLRQRHELIVIEGAGSPAEVNLRAQDVVNMHVAQLADAPVLLVGDIDRGGVFAQLVGTLELLDAEDRKRIAGLIVNKFRGDTELFRPGVDFLEHRCGLPVLGVVPFIQQLRIADEDSVALQDRGRERGGAELLDIAIVKLPSISNYDDFLPLEHEAGVSVRFIDEPRGIEVADLLILPGSKSTVHDLDWLSRNGFAEAIASRAAASRAILGICGGCQMLAESIEDPGRVESEHSNVQGLGLLPLTVRYEKEKRTTQVRAMLAGNSFLGAQSADRLSGYEIHLGRTHLRDGAAPAFRIVERNGEAIDHADGAMSADGNVVGTMIHGLFESDGLRRAMLASLARRRGLDWKAGTIASHDAEYDRLAEVVRQNLDITTTMRIAGLL from the coding sequence GTGCGTCCGCGCGCGCGCACGCTGATGATCCAGGGCACGGCGTCGTCGGTGGGCAAGAGCCTGCTGGTGACGGCGCTGTGCAGGATTTTTCGCCAGGACGGTATCGACGTTGCGCCGTTCAAGGCACAGAACATGGCGCTCAACTCCGCGGTCACACCCGACGGATTCGAGATCGGCCGCGCGCAGGCGGTGCAGGCCGAAGCCGCGGGAATCGCACCCACGGTCGAGATGAATCCGATCCTGCTCAAGCCCGAGCCCGGGATGCGCTCGCAGGTGGTGCTGATGGGCCGCGTCGCCGGCACGATGACATGGGGGCAGTACCATGCGCGGCGCGAGGAAACGACGCGTGCGATCGCGAGCGCGCTCGACACGTTGCGGCAGAGGCATGAACTCATTGTCATCGAAGGCGCGGGCAGTCCCGCCGAGGTGAACCTGCGCGCGCAGGACGTCGTCAATATGCACGTCGCGCAGCTCGCCGACGCGCCGGTCCTGCTCGTGGGCGATATCGATCGAGGCGGCGTATTCGCGCAACTGGTCGGCACGCTCGAGTTGCTAGACGCGGAAGATCGCAAACGAATCGCGGGCCTCATTGTGAACAAGTTTCGCGGTGACACGGAGCTGTTCAGGCCGGGCGTGGATTTCCTGGAGCATCGATGCGGCCTGCCGGTGCTCGGAGTCGTGCCGTTCATCCAGCAGCTTCGAATCGCGGACGAGGATTCCGTAGCGTTGCAGGATCGCGGTCGCGAGCGCGGCGGCGCCGAACTGCTCGATATTGCGATCGTAAAGCTGCCATCGATCTCGAATTACGACGATTTTCTTCCGCTTGAGCACGAGGCCGGCGTGAGCGTTCGATTCATCGACGAGCCGCGCGGCATCGAAGTGGCTGACCTGCTGATCCTTCCCGGCTCGAAGAGCACGGTGCACGATCTCGATTGGCTGAGCCGCAATGGATTCGCGGAGGCGATCGCGAGTCGCGCAGCGGCATCGCGTGCGATTCTCGGGATCTGCGGCGGATGCCAGATGCTGGCTGAGTCGATTGAAGATCCGGGGCGCGTCGAGTCCGAGCATTCGAACGTTCAGGGGTTGGGACTGTTGCCGCTGACGGTTCGATACGAAAAGGAAAAGCGGACGACACAGGTGCGCGCGATGCTCGCGGGCAATTCTTTTTTGGGCGCCCAATCCGCCGATCGACTTTCGGGCTACGAGATTCACCTGGGCCGCACGCATCTTCGCGATGGCGCGGCGCCGGCGTTCAGAATCGTGGAGCGAAACGGCGAAGCGATTGATCACGCTGACGGTGCTATGAGCGCGGATGGAAATGTCGTCGGCACCATGATTCATGGGCTTTTCGAAAGCGACGGGCTGCGTCGCGCGATGCTCGCGTCGCTCGCACGCCGTCGCGGTCTCGATTGGAAGGCGGGAACGATCGCATCACACGATGCGGAATACGATCGCCTGGCCGAGGTGGTGCGCCAAAACCTGGACATCACCACGACCATGCGGATCGCGGGTCTTCTTTGA
- a CDS encoding methylmalonyl-CoA mutase family protein has translation MAQNDRNIESARKNWQERKLAPALKRGKERKERFATTSDIEIKRLYESDDLNGFDLVNDLGFPGEYPFTRGVQPTMYRGRLWTMRQYAGFGTAEESNKRYRYLFDQGQTGLSVAFDLPTQMGRDADHPLAEGEVGRVGVSICSLADMEILLDSLPLDKISTSMTINSTAAILLALYLVTAERRKVAWTDVNGTIQNDLLKEYIARGTYIYPPRGSMRIITDIFAFASKEVPNWNTISISGYHIREAGSTAAQELAFTLADGIAYVEAALQAGLEVDQFASRLSFFFNVHNNFFEEIAKFRAARRMWAKIMKERFGAKDERSMMLRFHSQTAGSSLTAQQVDNNIIRVAVQALAAVLGGTQSLHTNSKDEALALPTESSVLLALRTQQLIAHESEVADTIDPLAGSYFIESLTNELEKKAFDYIAKIDEFGGAVAAIERGYMQCEIQNSAYLYQREIETKQRIIVGVNQFTAGGELPTDILKVNPELEQKQRRSVAKVRAERNSQAAQSALDRVEAAARDGANLMPPIVDAVRNWCTTGEISDAMRKVFGEYKPVNTL, from the coding sequence ATGGCGCAAAACGATCGCAACATCGAATCGGCCCGCAAGAATTGGCAGGAACGCAAGCTCGCCCCCGCGCTCAAGCGCGGCAAGGAGCGCAAGGAACGTTTCGCCACTACGTCAGACATCGAAATCAAGCGTCTCTACGAGTCCGACGATCTGAATGGCTTCGACCTCGTCAACGATCTCGGTTTCCCGGGCGAGTATCCGTTCACGCGTGGCGTGCAGCCGACGATGTATCGCGGGCGGCTGTGGACGATGCGCCAGTACGCGGGTTTCGGCACCGCCGAGGAATCGAACAAGCGCTATCGCTACCTGTTCGACCAGGGCCAGACGGGATTGTCGGTCGCATTTGATTTGCCGACCCAGATGGGCCGCGACGCCGACCATCCGCTCGCCGAGGGTGAAGTCGGCCGCGTCGGAGTTTCGATCTGCTCGCTCGCAGATATGGAAATCCTGCTCGATAGCCTGCCGCTCGACAAGATTTCCACCTCGATGACGATCAACTCGACGGCGGCGATTCTGCTCGCGCTGTATCTCGTGACCGCCGAGCGCCGTAAGGTCGCGTGGACGGACGTCAACGGCACGATTCAGAACGACCTGCTGAAGGAATACATCGCGCGCGGCACGTACATCTATCCGCCGCGTGGTTCGATGCGCATCATCACCGACATCTTCGCCTTCGCCTCGAAGGAAGTGCCGAACTGGAACACGATTTCGATCTCCGGCTACCACATCCGCGAAGCCGGCTCGACCGCCGCGCAGGAACTCGCGTTCACGCTCGCCGACGGAATCGCGTATGTCGAAGCGGCGCTGCAGGCCGGCCTCGAAGTCGATCAATTCGCGAGTCGGCTCTCGTTCTTCTTCAACGTGCACAACAATTTCTTTGAAGAGATCGCCAAATTCCGCGCCGCGCGCCGGATGTGGGCGAAGATCATGAAGGAGCGGTTCGGCGCCAAGGACGAGCGCTCGATGATGCTGCGATTCCATTCGCAGACCGCGGGTTCGAGCCTCACCGCGCAGCAGGTGGACAACAACATTATTCGCGTCGCGGTGCAGGCGCTCGCCGCCGTGCTCGGCGGCACGCAATCGCTGCACACCAACTCGAAGGACGAGGCGCTCGCGCTGCCGACCGAATCGTCGGTGCTGCTGGCGCTGCGCACGCAGCAACTGATCGCCCATGAAAGCGAAGTCGCCGACACGATCGATCCGCTCGCGGGCTCCTACTTTATCGAAAGCCTGACCAACGAGCTCGAGAAGAAGGCGTTCGACTACATCGCGAAGATCGATGAGTTCGGCGGCGCGGTCGCGGCGATCGAGCGCGGCTACATGCAGTGCGAAATCCAGAATTCCGCCTACCTCTACCAGCGCGAGATCGAAACCAAGCAGCGCATCATCGTCGGCGTCAATCAGTTCACCGCCGGCGGCGAGCTGCCGACGGACATTCTCAAAGTGAATCCCGAGCTCGAGCAGAAACAACGCCGCAGCGTCGCCAAGGTGCGCGCCGAGCGCAACTCGCAAGCGGCGCAGTCGGCGCTCGATCGTGTCGAGGCCGCGGCGCGCGACGGCGCGAACCTGATGCCGCCGATCGTCGATGCGGTCCGCAACTGGTGCACGACCGGCGAGATCTCGGACGCGATGCGCAAGGTTTTCGGCGAATACAAACCCGTTAACACTCTCTGA
- a CDS encoding arginine decarboxylase, pyruvoyl-dependent, producing MGPVPTGVFLTKGVGRHRERLTSFEMALRAAGIAEFNLVRVKSIFPPNCKMLSQQEGLKYLAPGQIVFAVMSDNATNEPHRLVASSIGVAIPANPANYGYLSEHHSLGETDQKAGDYAEDLAAMMLATILGVDFDPNASYDERKDIWRVSDKIVTTRNVTQSAIGDRDGLWSSVVAAAVFVSLR from the coding sequence ATGGGTCCGGTTCCGACAGGCGTTTTTCTAACCAAGGGTGTAGGCAGGCATCGCGAGCGGCTGACCTCGTTCGAGATGGCGCTGCGGGCGGCGGGAATCGCCGAGTTCAACCTGGTCCGCGTCAAGTCGATCTTCCCGCCCAACTGCAAGATGCTGAGTCAGCAGGAAGGGCTCAAGTATCTGGCGCCGGGGCAGATCGTTTTCGCGGTGATGAGCGACAACGCGACCAACGAGCCGCATCGCCTGGTCGCGTCGTCGATCGGCGTCGCGATCCCGGCCAATCCCGCCAACTACGGCTACCTCTCCGAGCATCACAGCCTCGGCGAGACCGACCAGAAGGCGGGCGACTACGCCGAGGATCTTGCCGCGATGATGCTCGCGACGATCCTGGGCGTCGATTTCGATCCCAACGCGAGTTACGACGAACGCAAAGACATCTGGCGCGTGTCGGACAAGATCGTCACGACGCGCAACGTCACGCAGTCCGCAATCGGCGATCGCGACGGCCTGTGGTCGTCGGTCGTTGCCGCCGCGGTGTTCGTCAGCCTCAGGTGA
- a CDS encoding LLM class flavin-dependent oxidoreductase, which yields MPDVSFGFTIPQRGVFFGVATWPEMVALAREADQNPLFDSIWVGDSVMAKPRPESVALLGALASATSRVKLGVGCMASFPIRDPIIFAYQWATLDMVSNGRMLLAACTGIVAGGVSAKEGAVWGIKDGQRGNRMAENIAICRRLWSENTVSFSGRYTAFEGVSIQPRPVQQPCPIWIAANPAPAAADKPLARVAKIADGWMTVNIFPGLFGALWQNLKGHLEGEGKDAAKFPNIAYHNVNIGPQRAACLDESKRFLDEYYGPVFGPQMVEAWTAAGTPDDCAADLRALIASGAKAITLRITGWDQRGQYERLVREVLPRVRG from the coding sequence ATGCCCGATGTAAGTTTTGGATTCACGATTCCGCAGCGCGGCGTGTTCTTCGGCGTCGCGACCTGGCCCGAGATGGTCGCGCTCGCGCGCGAAGCCGACCAGAACCCGCTGTTCGATTCAATCTGGGTCGGAGACAGCGTGATGGCGAAGCCGCGGCCGGAGTCGGTAGCGCTGCTCGGCGCGCTCGCGAGTGCGACCTCGCGGGTCAAGCTCGGCGTCGGATGCATGGCGAGTTTCCCGATTCGCGATCCGATCATTTTCGCCTACCAGTGGGCAACGCTCGACATGGTGTCAAACGGCCGGATGCTGCTCGCCGCGTGCACCGGGATCGTCGCGGGCGGCGTGAGCGCCAAAGAGGGCGCGGTGTGGGGAATCAAGGACGGGCAGCGCGGCAATCGGATGGCCGAGAATATCGCGATCTGCCGGCGCCTGTGGAGCGAAAACACCGTCAGCTTCAGTGGCAGGTACACCGCGTTCGAAGGCGTGAGTATCCAGCCGCGCCCGGTGCAGCAGCCATGCCCGATCTGGATCGCGGCGAATCCCGCGCCCGCGGCGGCCGACAAGCCGCTTGCGCGCGTGGCGAAAATCGCCGACGGATGGATGACGGTAAATATTTTTCCCGGCCTCTTCGGCGCGTTGTGGCAGAATCTCAAGGGCCATCTCGAAGGCGAGGGCAAGGACGCGGCGAAGTTCCCGAACATCGCGTATCACAATGTCAACATCGGGCCGCAGCGCGCGGCCTGTCTCGACGAATCGAAGCGCTTCCTCGACGAGTACTACGGGCCGGTGTTCGGGCCGCAGATGGTCGAAGCATGGACCGCGGCGGGCACGCCCGACGATTGCGCCGCCGATCTGCGTGCGCTGATCGCGAGCGGCGCGAAGGCGATCACGCTGCGCATCACGGGATGGGATCAACGCGGACAGTACGAGCGGCTGGTGCGCGAAGTGCTGCCGCGCGTGCGCGGCTGA
- a CDS encoding biotin/lipoyl-containing protein → MRYVATLEGTDHEIEVEETASDSFSLRLGGTRFEADLRRVGPLSFSVLLGSRSFDFEVVRDGEELVVSSRHGSTRLSVVDAARRGAHGSGKKRGPAGPAQLKALMPGRIINVLVTEGEQVKSGQGLLIIEAMKLENEIKSPKDGKVVEVKVEAGQTVEKGALMVVIE, encoded by the coding sequence ATGCGATACGTTGCTACGCTCGAAGGCACTGACCATGAGATCGAAGTCGAAGAGACGGCTTCGGATTCCTTTTCGCTGCGTCTCGGCGGCACGCGCTTCGAAGCCGATCTGCGCCGTGTTGGCCCGCTGTCATTCTCGGTCCTGCTCGGCAGCCGCTCGTTCGATTTCGAAGTGGTGCGCGACGGCGAGGAACTCGTCGTCAGTTCGCGTCACGGCTCGACGCGGCTGTCGGTCGTCGATGCGGCCCGTCGCGGTGCGCATGGCTCGGGCAAGAAGCGTGGCCCGGCAGGCCCCGCTCAGCTCAAGGCTCTCATGCCCGGGCGAATCATCAATGTGCTGGTGACAGAAGGTGAGCAGGTCAAGTCGGGGCAGGGCTTGCTGATCATCGAAGCGATGAAGCTCGAGAACGAAATCAAGTCGCCCAAGGACGGCAAGGTGGTCGAGGTGAAGGTCGAGGCGGGACAGACCGTCGAAAAGGGCGCGCTCATGGTCGTGATCGAATAA
- a CDS encoding acyl-CoA carboxylase subunit beta, giving the protein MSLKENLERMQKLSREAELGGGEERIKKQRQNGRMTARERVDFLLDPGSFVELDKFKTHRIYDFDMEKRKIAGDGVVTGFGTIGGRQVCVFAHDFTVFGGSLSGAYAEKVCKVMDLAVKTGCPVIGLNDGSGARIQEGVVSLAGYADIFLRNALSSGVVPQISAIMGPCAGGAVYSPAMTDFIVMVRDTSYMFITGPDVIKATTHEDVSMQDLGGADTHSTRSGVCHLETDDDQGCLETVRELLSFMPSNNTEDPPFVPTTDDHDRRDPELDSIVPENPNKPYNMADLIKRVVDDGHFFEIQKDFAHNMLIGFARLGGYSVGIVANQPDFLAGCLDIDASVKAARFVRFCDAFNIPLVTFVDVPGFLPGTSQEYGGIIRHGAKLLYAFCEATVPKVTVITRKAYGGAYDVMSSKHIRGDFNFAYPTAEVAVMGPEQAINILYRGEMSTAERAQLTDDYRQKFANPFKAAELGYVDEVMVPRDTRPRLITALKALENKRDRNPPRKHGNIPL; this is encoded by the coding sequence ATGAGCCTCAAGGAAAATCTCGAACGGATGCAAAAGCTCTCGCGCGAAGCCGAACTCGGCGGCGGCGAGGAGCGGATCAAGAAGCAGCGTCAGAACGGCCGCATGACCGCGCGTGAGCGCGTCGATTTCCTGCTCGATCCCGGCAGCTTCGTCGAGCTCGACAAGTTCAAAACCCATCGCATCTACGACTTCGATATGGAAAAGCGCAAGATCGCTGGCGACGGCGTCGTGACCGGCTTCGGCACGATCGGCGGCCGCCAGGTCTGCGTTTTCGCGCACGATTTTACCGTCTTCGGTGGCAGCCTCTCCGGCGCATACGCGGAGAAGGTCTGCAAGGTGATGGACCTCGCGGTCAAAACCGGATGCCCCGTGATCGGGCTCAATGACGGCAGCGGCGCGCGCATCCAGGAAGGCGTCGTTTCACTCGCCGGCTACGCCGATATTTTCCTGCGTAACGCGCTCTCGTCGGGCGTGGTGCCGCAGATTTCCGCGATCATGGGACCGTGCGCGGGTGGCGCCGTGTACTCGCCCGCGATGACCGACTTCATCGTGATGGTCCGCGACACCTCGTACATGTTCATCACGGGGCCCGACGTCATCAAGGCGACGACGCATGAGGACGTCTCGATGCAGGACCTCGGCGGCGCCGATACTCACTCGACGCGCTCCGGCGTTTGCCATCTCGAAACCGACGACGATCAGGGTTGCCTCGAGACCGTGCGCGAGCTGCTCTCCTTCATGCCGTCGAACAACACCGAGGACCCGCCGTTCGTGCCGACGACCGACGATCACGATCGGCGCGATCCCGAGCTGGATTCGATCGTGCCGGAAAATCCCAACAAGCCATACAACATGGCCGACCTGATCAAGCGCGTCGTTGATGACGGTCATTTTTTCGAGATCCAGAAAGACTTCGCGCACAACATGTTGATCGGCTTCGCGCGGCTGGGCGGCTACTCGGTCGGTATCGTCGCGAATCAGCCGGATTTCCTCGCCGGATGCCTCGATATCGACGCTTCGGTGAAAGCGGCGCGCTTCGTGCGCTTCTGCGATGCCTTCAATATCCCGCTAGTGACGTTTGTCGACGTGCCGGGATTTCTGCCGGGCACCTCGCAGGAATACGGCGGCATCATTCGTCACGGCGCGAAGCTGCTCTACGCGTTCTGCGAGGCGACTGTGCCGAAGGTCACGGTGATCACGCGCAAGGCCTATGGCGGCGCTTACGACGTCATGTCGTCGAAGCACATTCGCGGCGATTTCAATTTCGCGTATCCAACCGCCGAGGTCGCGGTGATGGGGCCCGAGCAGGCGATCAATATTCTCTATCGCGGCGAAATGAGCACGGCCGAGCGCGCGCAGCTTACCGACGACTACCGGCAAAAGTTCGCCAATCCGTTCAAGGCGGCCGAGCTCGGCTATGTTGACGAAGTGATGGTCCCGCGTGACACGCGCCCGCGGCTGATCACGGCGCTCAAGGCGCTCGAGAACAAGCGCGATCGCAATCCGCCGCGCAAGCATGGCAATATCCCCCTCTGA
- the accC gene encoding acetyl-CoA carboxylase biotin carboxylase subunit encodes MFKRILIANRGEIAVRIIRACRDLGIESVAVFSDVDRAALHVREADHAVWVGPSPAAESYLKTDAIIEAARKTGADAIHPGYGFFSERAPFARAVEAAGLTWIGPPPDAIERMGDKVKARELMAKAGVPITPGSPGTLETEEQVRDIANKIGFPIMIKAAAGGGGKGMRLVEGDKDLGSIVRMVASEAKSSFGDGRFYVEKYLRKPRHIEVQVLGDKHGNTVHVFERECSIQRRNQKVVEESPSPFITDEMRHKMGEVAVRAAQAVNYNSAGTIEFLADADRNFYFMEMNTRIQVEHPVTEMVTGIDLVRTQIEIAAGAKLPFTQKDLAQRGWAVECRIYAEDPAAGFVPAPGKIEALRFPSGPGVRNDAGVYPGAEVPIFYDPMISKLAVWGATRGEAIDRMRRALSEFVIAGELRTNLDFHRWLMTHPRFIKGDFDTNFIAQEFHPEQNGALHADKEHLAAIFLAAIAAQQRAPQTNGAAQPQAGAAGFRPSSSWRMLGRLDMLRR; translated from the coding sequence ATGTTCAAAAGAATCCTTATCGCCAACCGCGGCGAAATCGCGGTGCGCATCATCCGCGCCTGCCGCGATCTTGGCATCGAATCCGTAGCGGTTTTCTCCGACGTCGATCGCGCCGCGCTCCATGTGCGCGAGGCCGATCACGCCGTTTGGGTCGGGCCGTCTCCGGCTGCGGAAAGCTACCTCAAAACCGACGCAATTATCGAAGCGGCGCGCAAAACCGGCGCCGACGCGATCCATCCGGGCTACGGATTTTTTTCCGAGCGCGCTCCCTTCGCGCGCGCCGTCGAAGCCGCGGGACTCACCTGGATTGGGCCGCCGCCTGACGCCATCGAGCGCATGGGCGACAAGGTCAAAGCGCGCGAGTTGATGGCGAAAGCCGGAGTGCCGATCACGCCGGGCTCGCCGGGCACGCTCGAAACCGAAGAGCAGGTCCGCGACATCGCGAACAAGATCGGATTTCCGATCATGATCAAGGCCGCAGCCGGCGGCGGCGGCAAAGGCATGCGCCTCGTCGAGGGCGACAAGGACCTCGGCTCGATCGTGCGCATGGTCGCGAGCGAGGCGAAGTCGTCATTCGGCGACGGCCGCTTCTACGTCGAGAAATATCTGCGCAAGCCGCGGCACATCGAGGTCCAGGTCCTGGGCGACAAGCACGGCAACACGGTTCACGTCTTCGAGCGCGAATGCTCGATCCAGCGGCGCAATCAGAAAGTCGTCGAGGAATCGCCGTCGCCATTTATCACCGACGAGATGCGCCACAAGATGGGCGAGGTGGCGGTGCGCGCGGCGCAGGCCGTCAACTACAACAGCGCGGGCACGATCGAGTTCCTGGCCGACGCGGATCGCAATTTCTACTTCATGGAAATGAACACGCGCATCCAGGTCGAGCATCCCGTGACCGAGATGGTGACGGGGATCGATCTCGTGCGCACGCAGATCGAGATCGCCGCCGGCGCCAAGCTGCCGTTTACGCAAAAAGATCTCGCGCAGCGCGGATGGGCGGTTGAATGCCGCATCTACGCCGAGGATCCCGCGGCTGGTTTTGTTCCCGCGCCGGGCAAGATCGAGGCGCTGCGCTTTCCGAGCGGCCCCGGCGTTCGCAACGATGCCGGCGTTTATCCGGGCGCCGAAGTTCCGATTTTCTACGACCCGATGATCTCGAAGCTCGCGGTGTGGGGCGCGACGCGCGGTGAGGCGATCGATCGGATGCGCCGCGCACTCAGCGAATTCGTGATCGCGGGCGAGCTGCGCACCAATCTGGATTTTCATCGCTGGCTGATGACGCATCCGCGCTTCATTAAGGGCGACTTCGATACCAATTTCATCGCGCAGGAATTTCATCCCGAGCAGAACGGCGCACTGCACGCCGACAAGGAACATCTCGCCGCGATTTTTCTCGCTGCGATTGCCGCACAGCAGCGCGCTCCGCAGACCAACGGCGCGGCTCAACCCCAGGCGGGGGCGGCGGGATTTCGACCGTCGTCGTCGTGGCGGATGCTGGGCCGGCTCGACATGTTGAGGCGCTGA
- the hemQ gene encoding hydrogen peroxide-dependent heme synthase, with protein sequence MSTDEHRKIPADFPAAPLTLEGFSVLHQLFRVRRAEWRSLDVAARTRAVQEAASAIDEMARREDGESAIFTALGHKGDLMVLHFRRSFDDLAVAQRTLAKLQLCDFLEPTTSYVSVIEIGLYEATLALFEQLRDKGVTLRSPQWRDAIAAEIAHQREKIAPRLFPKIPERRYLCFYPMDKKRDGDDNWYRLPIDDRRRLMHEHGLVGRRFAGEVTQIISGSIGFDDWEWGVDLFADDPLVFKKLVYEMRFDEASASYAKFGPFYVGIRMTPAELGTLFEV encoded by the coding sequence ATGAGCACCGACGAGCATCGCAAGATTCCCGCTGATTTTCCGGCTGCGCCGCTTACGCTCGAGGGCTTCAGCGTGCTGCACCAGCTTTTTCGCGTGCGACGCGCAGAGTGGCGCTCGCTCGATGTGGCCGCGCGGACGCGCGCCGTGCAGGAGGCCGCATCGGCGATCGACGAGATGGCGCGGCGCGAGGACGGCGAATCCGCGATCTTCACGGCGCTCGGCCACAAGGGCGATTTGATGGTCCTCCATTTTCGCCGCAGCTTCGACGATCTTGCGGTTGCGCAGCGAACTCTTGCGAAGCTTCAGCTCTGCGATTTCCTCGAGCCGACGACATCGTACGTATCCGTGATCGAGATCGGTCTTTACGAGGCGACGCTCGCGCTGTTCGAGCAATTGCGCGATAAGGGCGTGACGCTGCGCTCACCGCAGTGGCGCGATGCGATCGCCGCCGAGATCGCGCATCAGCGCGAGAAGATCGCGCCGCGCCTCTTTCCGAAAATTCCTGAGCGCCGCTACCTTTGTTTCTATCCGATGGACAAGAAGCGCGATGGCGATGACAACTGGTATCGCCTGCCGATAGACGATCGCCGCCGCCTGATGCATGAGCACGGGCTCGTCGGCCGCCGCTTCGCCGGCGAGGTCACGCAGATAATCTCGGGCTCGATCGGCTTCGACGATTGGGAATGGGGTGTCGATTTGTTCGCCGACGATCCGCTGGTCTTCAAGAAGCTTGTGTACGAGATGCGCTTTGACGAGGCGAGCGCGTCATATGCGAAGTTCGGCCCGTTCTACGTCGGCATCCGGATGACGCCGGCGGAACTCGGCACGCTGTTTGAGGTTTAG